The following proteins are co-located in the Dromiciops gliroides isolate mDroGli1 chromosome 2, mDroGli1.pri, whole genome shotgun sequence genome:
- the LOC122738636 gene encoding disintegrin and metalloproteinase domain-containing protein 20-like encodes MGASVTRAGLLLALELALLDPAGCLQHRPGWRFSSFEVVIPRQLSSRKALRRLSSTLSDVPGRLSYSLRFGGKRYVIHMRVKKFLLPRHLPVLVDNKQGAPQEEYPYIPNDCYYHGYLEGIPASMAVLNTCQGGLRGTLHFDDFTYEIEPLHSSTQFEHVLSQLVPEEGEAGQGLFRCSLTNDKIEEQLSNSEIGLRPRAGPYSHWWPHIRYLKIAICVSNSRVQTHNRNLTIHTEQMVTLTHIVDSIYKQFRVFTVLVFLYLWQYSDKVPLVGSSSEIAEHYGLWKNLVLSHNFPHDTSALITGNKAGETGYAAFPNSICNGNWAAILLWLQDDRVFYYSVILAHYIGHNLGLPHDQTYCHCIGRSHCLMEDQPVFSDSLSNCSYGRFFDLVNYWDQCLNKAPKIYDNYAYSFRLCGNKKIDFTEQCDCGSIKECLADPCCDLRCERTPGSVCSFGACCEDCQFSTIGLLCRRAESTCDLPEFCNGSGAFCPVDTYVQDGTPCTPNAICYAGNCTDRNIQCREMFGYDGIEKANDACYEQLNIKGDRFGNCGAEPERNNDSSGAKEIKYITVPCRQSTVLCGRLQCEGLKRVPRLNEHITIHQLVVKKNKEDYVCFGTDYHFGTGWVDFGMVWDGSKCTKTTMCLNQMCVPIAQLHFDCSPEKCNYRGVCNNNRNCHCQYGWSPPFCTLLGYGGSLDSGPTENDDTDYVLFAILIFILIRIIFFMLSFSFAVITYIRRTKKSTTTGF; translated from the coding sequence ATGGGGGCCTCTGTGACCAGGGCCGGGCTCCTCCTGGCACTAGAACTAGCCCTCCTGGATCCGGCAGGCTGCCTCCAGCACCGTCCTGGCTGGCGCTTCTCCTCTTTCGAAGTGGTGATTCCCCGCCAGCTAAGCAGTCGAAAAGCCCTCCGAAGATTGAGCAGCACCCTCTCTGATGTGCCCGGGCGGCTCTCCTACTCGCTGCGCTTTGGTGGCAAGAGGTACGTGATCCATATGCGGGTCAAGAAGTTCCTGTTGCCCAGACACCTCCCGGTCCTAGTGGACAATAAGCAAGGAGCTCCCCAAGAGGAGTATCCGTATATCCCGAATGACTGTTACTACCATGGCTACTTGGAAGGAATCCCCGCATCCATGGCTGTCTTGAATACCTGCCAAGGCGGTCTCCGAGGGACTCTGCATTTCGATGACTTCACCTATGAAATCGAGCCTCTCCACAGTTCTACCCAGTTTGAACACGTGCTATCCCAACTCGTGCCGGAAGAAGGGGAGGCTGGGCAGGGTCTCTTTCGCTGCAGTTTAACCAATGACAAAATCGAGGAACAGCTTTCCAACTCGGAGATTGGTCTTCGTCCTCGAGCAGGTCCCTATAGCCATTGGTGGCCACATATCCGTTATTTGAAAATTGCGATTTGCGTTAGCAACTCTAGAGTGCAAACTCATAACAGGAATCTCACTATTCACACTGAGCAAATGGTGACTTTGACCCATATAGTTGATTCCATTTATAAGCAATTTCGGGTTTTTACAGTTCTGGTTTTTCTATATCTTTGGCAATACTCGGATAAAGTACCACTAGTGGGTTCTTCATCTGAAATAGCAGAACATTATGGATTATGGAAAAATTTAGTGCTCTCTCACAACTTTCCGCACGATACTTCGGCCCTCATTACTGGAAACAAGGCAGGGGAAACTGGTTATGCTGCTTTTCCAAACTCAATCTGCAATGGCAACTGGGCAGCAATACTATTGTGGCTTCAGGATGATAGGGTATTTTATTATTCAGTAATCTTGGCACATTATATAGGTCACAACTTAGGCCTGCCTCATGATCAGACTTACTGTCATTGTATCGGAAGGTCACACTGTCTTATGGAAGACCAGCcagtcttttctgattctctcagTAATTGCAGTTATGGACGGTTTTTTGATTTAGTTAATTATTGGGATCAATGTTTAAACAAAGCTCCAAAGATATATGATAATTATGCTTATTCATTTCGACTTTGTGGTAACAAGAAAATAGACTTCACGGAACAGTGTGACTGTGGTTCGATTAAAGAATGTTTAGCTGATCCATGTTGTGACCTGAGGTGTGAGCGGACCCCTGGTTCTGTATGTAGTTTTGGAGCATGCTGTGAAGACTGTCAATTTAGTACTATAGGCTTGCTTTGTCGACGTGCAGAGAGCACCTGTGACCTTCCAGAGTTCTGCAATGGAAGTGGAGCCTTCTGCCCTGTGGATACCTATGTTCAAGACGGAACACCATGTACTCCAAACGCCATTTGTTATGCAGGGAATTGTACTGACCGAAACATACAATGCAGAGAAATGTTTGGTTATGATGGAATTGAAAAGGCAAATGACGCATGTTATGAACAGTTAAATATAAAAGGAGATAGATTTGGAAACTGTGGAGCTGAGCCTGAAAGGAACAATGATTCTAGTggagcaaaagaaataaaatatattactgtGCCATGTCGACAATCAACTGTCTTGTGTGGAAGGCTGCAATGTGAAGGTTTGAAGAGAGTGCCAAGATTAAATGAGCATATTACAATTCACCAATTAGTAGTAAAGAAGAATAAAGAGGATTATGTCTGTTTTGGGACAGATTATCACTTTGGGACCGGGTGGGTAGATTTTGGAATGGTGTGGGATGGGTCAAAGTGTACCAAAACCACAATGTGCTTGAATCAGATGTGTGTTCCTATAGCTCAGTTGCATTTTGACTGTAGTCCTGAAAAGTGTAATTATAGAGGTGTTTGCAACAACAATAGGAATTGTCATTGCCAGTATGGCTGGTCTCCACCATTTTGTACTCTGTTGGGTTATGGTGGAAGTTTAGACAGTGGACCAACTGAAAATGATGACACTGATTATGTCCTTTTCGCAATTTTGATTTTTATCCTTATTCGCATAATTTTTTTCATGCTGTCATTCAGCTTTGCAGTTATCACATATATCCGAAGAACTAAGAAAAGTACCACCACAGGCTTTTAG
- the LOC122738637 gene encoding disintegrin and metalloproteinase domain-containing protein 20-like produces MGVTGRALVLVLSLEVLLAPADCLQPRPGWRFASYEVVIPWKVPPQTGVPEESGRHTYILYIEGQKRVVHLKMRKLWMPRHLPVFTYNDQEVLTVDLPFIPDDCYYQGVVEGIPQSVVALSTCSGGLHGMLKMENLTYEIEPLSTTITFQHLVYRLEELEDGGFKMKCATTDEELSHHSFQPLSDIMPETLTKEGTQAPTRFVELAVVVDHERFIFLNQNKTKVVEQVLIIVHMTDILYDPLRIHIFLVGLEIWTQGNLIDTVGPIWTVALDFQMWQQNTLPRRLQYDTAHLIIFNSYGIYLGSGYVGNICSENHATALLSFTDNNLILFSALFAHELGHNLGMHHDVETCSCKGKNCIMSSNIFKGETFSNCSYNYFYKQLTSDAHCLADPPEEQEVYFLRHCGNRMVENGEQCDCGSEKDCEQDHCCETDCRLSPGADCALGHCCKDCKVVPAGQLCRAQISSCDLPEYCNGVSPWCPPDTYVLNGSPCGDGGFCYEKYCRGLDQQCKSIFGQKAKSASLKCFKEINMEGDRFGNCGFLGDRYVKCAEDHILCGRILCENVTEIPVMKDFISIFQMNVNGTTCWGTDYHFGMRGIDIGEVKDGTRCGPKKMCKNRKCVDISEEKNACNATTCNDRGLCNHNRNCHCLYGWNPPYCNFKGYGGSIDSGPAPKKKFSKFLILYIGMTSVVLVLTTSLLTYFESKIRAMLFNRDHLRSTDSSMKI; encoded by the coding sequence ATGGGAGTGACAGGGAGAGCCCTTGTGCTGGTGCTCAGCCTCGAAGTGCTTCTGGCACCTGCAGACTGCCTCCAGCCCCGACCAGGCTGGCGCTTCGCCTCCTATGAGGTGGTGATTCCCTGGAAGGTGCCTCCCCAAACCGGTGTCCCTGAGGAATCAGGGAGGCACACATACATTCTGTACATCGAGGGTCAGAAACGAGTGGTGCACCTGAAAATGAGGAAGCTCTGGATGCCCCGACACCTCCCAGTGTTCACCTACAACGACCAGGAGGTGCTCACGGTGGACCTGCCCTTCATCCCTGATGACTGCTACTACCAGGGTGTCGTGGAGGGCATACCCCAGTCCGTGGTGGCCCTTAGCACCTGTTCCGGAGGCCTCCATGGGATGCTAAAGATGGAGAATCTCACCTATGAAATTGAGCCACTCTCCACCACCATCACCTTTCAGCATCTAGTTTATCGTTTGGAGGAACTGGAGGACGGTGGATTTAAAATGAAATGTGCCACAACTGATGAGGAACTTAGTCATCACAGCTTTCAACCACTGTCAGACATAATGCCAGAAACTTTAACCAAGGAGGGCACTCAGGCACCCACTAGATTTGTGGAGCTGGCTGTGGTGGTAGACCATGAACGGTTTATCTtcttaaatcaaaacaaaacaaaagtggtGGAGCAAGTTTTAATCATAGTTCATATGACTGACATCCTGTATGACCCACTGAGAATCCATATATTTTTGGTGGGCCTAGAAATATGGACTCAAGGTAATCTAATTGATACTGTAGGTCCTATATGGACAGTTGCTTTGGATTTTCAGATGTGGCAACAGAACACTCTTCCCAGACGCTTGCAATATGATACTGCACATTTAATTATCTTCAACTCATATGGGATCTACCTTGGGTCAGGCTACGTAGGAAACATTTGTAGTGAAAATCATGCCACAGCTCTTCTCTCCTTCACCGACAAcaacttgattttattttctgccCTTTTTGCTCATGAGCTCGGTCATAACTTGGGCATGCATCATGATGTGGAGACCTGCTCTTGTAAAGGGAAAAATTGTATCATGAGTTCTAATATATTTAAGGGAGAAACCTTCAGTAACTGTAGCTATAATTACTTCTACAAACAACTGACCAGTGATGCACACTGTTTAGCTGACCCCCCAGAAGAACAAGAAGTCTACTTTTTAAGGCACTGTGGTAATAGGATGGTGGAAAATGGAGAACAATGTGACTGTGGATCAGAAAAGGATTGTGAACAGGATCATTGCTGCGAGACCGACTGTAGGCTGTCTCCTGGTGCTGATTGTGCTTTAGGTCATTGTTGTAAGGACTGCAAGGTTGTTCCTGCAGGACAATTATGTAGAGCTCAGATTAGTAGCTGTGATCTCCCAGAGTACTGCAATGGAGTTTCACCATGGTGTCCACCTGACACATATGTGCTCAATGGAAGCCCGTGTGGAGACGGAGGCTTCTGTTACGAGAAATATTGCCGAGGCCTTGACCAACAATGCAAAAGCATCTTTGGCCAAAAAGCAAAAAGTGCTTCCTTAAAATGTTTCAAGGAAATAAACATGGAAGGAGATCGTTTTGGTAACTGTGGCTTTTTGGGGGACAGATATGTGAAATGTGCTGAAGATCATATCTTATGTGGAAGAATACTGTGTGAAAATGTAACAGAAATCCCTGTTATGAAGGATTTTATCAGCATCTTCCAGATGAATGTTAATGGCACTACCTGCTGGGGGACAGATTATCACTTTGGGATGAGAGGTATTGATATTGGAGAAGTGAAAGATGGAACAAGGTGTGGACCAAAGAAAATGTGTAAGAATAGGAAATGTGTCGatatttcagaagaaaagaatgcATGTAATGCAACAACATGTAATGACCGAGGCCTGTGCAACCATAATCGGAATTGTCATTGTCTATATGGATGGAATCCACCCTATTGTAATTTTAAAGGCTATGGGGGAAGCATTGACAGTGGGCCTGCACCCAAAAAGAAATTCAGCAAATTCCTAATCCTTTACATTGGAATGACCTCCGTTGTTCTGGTTCTTACAACTTCACTATTGACATATTTTGAATCCAAAATCAGGGCAATGTTATTTAATAGAGACCACTTAAGATCAACTGATTCATCAATGAAAATATAG